Proteins from one Mustela erminea isolate mMusErm1 chromosome 20, mMusErm1.Pri, whole genome shotgun sequence genomic window:
- the STAG3 gene encoding cohesin subunit SA-3 isoform X2 encodes MPTLRSSSSPSSVSSPLRRAAGGGQRGLSASSSSSVSVPYGNRDSGQTSQGDSDSLSADEGSDFEDSLRRSVRKRAARRPLKTTPVAKHPKKGSRMIRGHGQKDSEVPASHLFDAVKAAKSDMQSLVDEWLDSYKQDQDAGFLELINFFIRSCGCKGNVTPEMFKKMSNSEIIRHLTEQFNEDSGDYPLTAPGPSWKKFQGSFCEFVKTLVFQCQYSLLYDGFPMDNLISLLTGLSDSQVRAFRHTSTLAAMKLMTSLVRVALQLSLHKDNNQRQYEAERNKGPGQRAPERLESLLEKRKELQEHQEEIEGMMNALFRGVFVHRYRDVLPEIRAICIEEIGSWMQSYSTSFLTDSYLKYIGWTLHDKHREVRLKCLKALKALYSSRDLTARLELFTSRFKDRMVSMVMDREYDVAVEAVKLLTIILKNMEGVLTDADCEGIYPVVYASHRALASAAGEFLYWKLFYPECETRAEGGRQRRRSPRAQRTFFHLLLSFFVESELHDHAAYLVDSLWDCAGAQLKDWESLTSLLLEKDQSACRVTAGGGGLSPPNLGDVQESTLIEILVSSVRQASEGHPPVGRLTGRKGLTPKERKTQADDKVKLTEHLIPLLPQLLAKFSADAEKVAPLLQLLNHFDLNIYCTRRLEKHLELFLQQLQEVVVKHAEPAVLEAGAHALYLLCNPEFTFFGRVDFARSQLVDLLTDRFQQELEELLQSPFLDEDEVYSLAATLKRLSAFYNAHDLSRWELYEPCYRLLRKAVDTGEVPHQVILPALTLVYFSILWTLTHLSESDASQKQLLSLKGRVVAFCELCQSCLSDVDSDIQEQAFVLLSDLLLVFSPQMILGGRDFLRPLVFFPEATLQSELASFLMDHVFIQPGELGSGHSQEDHVHIEQLHQRRRLLAGFCKLLLYGVLEMDAASDVFKHYNKFYNDYGDIIKETLTRARQIDRSHCSRILLLSLKQLYTELLQEQGPQGLNELPAFSEMRDLARRFALSFGPQQLQNRDLVVALHKEGIRFSLSEPPPAGSSGQPPNLAFLELLSEFSPRLFHQDKQLLLSYLGKSLQRVSQSLDCPWGPVTTYCHSLSPVESTAEASPQGYPRSKKRRTEGPPRRQREDVRPSQEESLQLTSIPPSPTLTSTAVKRGQPRRALGEAEEEGSSEPEHSAQGQPLLGNQRPRFSSPRRFRTLLHPPGPGLGSRLTRLSLMEEDEDELEAHSELSEGWQDADKHSSPSEHGLDLLDSTELNLEDF; translated from the exons ATGCCTACCCTGCGGTCCTCCTCTTCCCCAAGCAGTGTGTCCTCGCCGCTGCGGAGAGCAGCAGGAGGTGGACAGAGGGGCTTGTCTGCATCCTCTAGTTCTTCTGTCAGTGTGCCCTATGGTAACAGGGACTCGGGCCAGACCTCACAGGG GGATAGTGATTCTTTGTCAGCTGATGAAGGCAGTGACTTTGAAGATAGCCTGAGACGCAGCGTGAGGAAGAGAGCAGCAAGACGACCCCTCAAAACAACCCCA GTGGCAAAACATCCAAAGAAGGGGTCCCGAATGATACGTGGTCATGGCCAGAAAGACTCAGAGGTACCAGCCAGTCATCTCTTCGATGCTGTGAAAGCTGCCAAAAGTGACATGCAG TCTTTGGTGGACGAATGGCTGGATAGCTACAAGCAAGACCAGGATGCAGGATTCCTGGAGCTCATTAACTTTTTCATCCGATCTTGTGGCTGTAAAG GCAATGTGACCCCCGAGATGTTCAAGAAGATGTCCAACTCCGAGATCATCCGGCACCTGACAGAACAGTTTAACGAG GACTCAGGAGACTATCCGCTGACAGCACCAGGTCCATCCTGGAAGAAGTTCCAGGGCAGCTTCTGTGAATTTGTGAAGACCTTGGTCTTTCAGTGCCAGTATAGCCTTCTCTATGACGGCTTCCCAATGGACAACCTCATCTCCCTGCTCACTGGACTGTCAGACTCCCAGGTCCGTGCCTTCCGTCACACCAGCACCCTGGCAG CCATGAAGCTAATGACCTCCCTGGTAAGAGTTGCCCTTCAGCTGAGTCTGCACAAAGATAATAATCAGCGACAGTATGAGGCTGAACGAAATAAGGGGCCAGGACAGAGAGCACCTGAGCGGCTGGAGAGCCTGCTGGAGAAACGCAAAGAA cTCCAAGAGCATCAAGAGGAGATTGAGGGGATGATGAATGCTCTCTTCAGGGGTGTCTTTGTGCATCGGTACAG GGATGTCCTTCCTGAGATCCGTGCGATCTGCATCGAGGAGATTGGGTCTTGGATGCAAAGCTACAGCACATCTTTCCTCACGGACAGCTATTTGAAATATATTGGCTGGACCCTGCATGATAAG CATCGAGAAGTCCGCCTGAAGTGCCTGAAGGCTCTGAAAGCGCTGTACAGCAGCCGCGACCTGACGGCCCGCCTGGAGCTCTTCACCAGCCGCTTCAAG GACCGGATGGTTTCCATGGTCATGGACCGAGAGTATGATGTGGCAGTAGAGGCCGTCAAGTTACTAACAATTATCCTCAA GAACATGGAAGGCGTGCTCACAGATGCGGACTGTGAGGGCATCTACCCTGTGGTGTATGCCTCTCACCGGGCCCTGGCGTCTGCTGCGGGGGAGTTTCTGTACTGGAA GCTCTTCTACCCTGAGTGCGAGACTAGAGCCGAGGGTGGGAGACAGCGACGCCGAAGTCCGCGCGCCCAGAGGACTTTTTTCCACCTTCTGCTGTCCTTCTTTGTGGAGAGCGAG CTCCATGACCACGCTGCCTACTTGGTAGACAGCCTGTGGGACTGTGCAGGGGCTCAGCTGAAGGACTGGGAGAGTCTGACAAGCCTGCTGCTGGAGAAGGACCAGAGTGCGTGCCGTGTGACCGCTGGAGGAGGGGGCCTGTCACCTCCTA ACTTGGGCGACGTGCAGGAGAGCACGCTGATAGAAATCCTTGTGTCCAGCGTTCGGCAAGCTTCCGAGGGTCACCCGCCCGTGGGGCGGCTCACTGGGAGGAAG GGCTTAACCCCCAAAGAACGGAAGACCCAAGCCGACGACAAGGTGAAGCTCACCGAGCACCTCATCCCCCTGCTCCCGCAGCTCCTGGCCAAG TTCTCGGCTGACGCGGAGAAGGTTGCCCCCCTGCTCCAGCTTCTCAACCACTTTGACCTCAACATCTACTGTACCAGGCGCTTGGAGAAG CATCTGGAGCTGTTCTTACAGCAACTCCAGGAAGTGGTGGTGAAGCACGCGGAGCCTGCGGTGCTCGAGGCAGGGGCTCATGCCCTCTATCTGCTCTGTAACCCCGAGTTCACCTTCTTCGGCCGGGTGGACTTTGCCCGCAGCCAGCTGGTGGACCTGCTGACTGACCGCTTCCAGCAGGAACTTGAAGAGCTCCTGCAG TCACCCTTCCTAGACGAGGACGAGGTGTACAGCCTGGCAGCCACTCTGAAGCGCCTCTCTGCCTTCTACAA CGCCCATGACCTGAGTCGCTGGGAGCTCTATGAGCCGTGCTACCGGCTCCTCCGGAAGGCCGTGGACACAGGAGAGGTTCCTCACCAG GTGATCCTGCCAGCCTTGACTCTTGTCTATTTTTCCATTCTCTGGACACTAACCCACCTTTCTGAATCAGATGCCTCCCAG AAGCAGCTGCTGAGTTTGAAGGGGAGGGTGGTGGCCTTCTGTGAACTCTGCCAGAGCTGCCTCTCAGATGTGGATTCTGACATCCAGGAGCAG GCTTTTGTCCTACTAAGTGATCTACTTCTCGTCTTCAGCCCTCAGATGATCTTAGGGGGTCGCGATTTCCTTAGACCCCTTGTCTTTTTTCCTGAAGCCACTCTCCAGTCGGAGCTAGCCAGCTTTCTCATGGACCACGTCTTCATCCAGCCCGGAGAACTGGGCAGCG GCCATTCCCAGGAGGATCATGTGCACATAGAGCAGCTGCACCAGCGGCGCCGCCTCCTGGCCGGGTTCTGCAAGCTCTTGCTCTATGGGGTCCTGGAGATGGATGCGGCCTCGGATGTCTTCAAACACTACAACAAG TTCTACAATGACTATGGTGACATTATCAAGGAAACATTAACCAGAGCAAGGCAGATTGACCGCAGTCATTGTTCCCGAATCCTGCTGCTGAGCCTCAAGCAG TTGTACACGGAACTGCTGCAGGAGCAGGGGCCCCAGGGCCTGAATGAGCTTCCGGCCTTCAGTGAGATGCGTGACCTCGCCCGAAGGTTTGCCTTGAGCTTTGGACCCCAGCAGCTACAGAACCGTGACCTGGTGGTCGCGCTACACAA GGAAGGCATCAGATTCTCCTTGTCTGAGCCTCCTCCGGCTGGCTCCTCCGGTCAGCCCCCAAACCTGGCATTCCTGGAGCTCCTCTCCGAGTTTTCCCCCCGACTCTTCCATCAGGACAAGCAGCTGCT ACTGTCCTACCTGGGAAAGAGTCTGCAGCGTGTGTCCCAGTCCCTTGACTGTCCGTGGGGGCCCGTCACCACCTACTGCCACTCCCTCAGCCCTGTGGAGAGCACGGCAGAGGCCAGCCCTCAGGGCTACCCCCGCTCCAAGAAGAGGCGCACCGAAG GCCCCCCCAGGCGGCAGAGGGAGGATGTCCGTCCGTCCCAGGAAGAGAGCCTCCAGCTGACCAGCATCCCCCCGTCACCCACCCTCACCTCCACAGCCGTGAAGAGGGGGCAGCCTCGGAGGGcgttgggagaggcagaggaagagggcagcTCAGAACCGGAGCACAGCGCccaggg CCAGCCCCTCTTGGGCAACCAGAGGCCAAGGTTCTCGAGTCCACGGCGTTTCCGGACTCTGCTCCACCCTCCAGGTCCCGGCTTGGGCAGCCGGCTGACCCG ACTCAGCCTGATGGAAGAGGACGAGGACGAGCTGGAAGCTCACAGCGAGCTCAGCGAAGGATGGCAAGACGCGGACAAG cactcCTCCCCCAGCGAGCACGGGCTGGACCTCTTAGATTCCACAGAGCTGAACCTTGAG GATTTCTGA
- the STAG3 gene encoding cohesin subunit SA-3 isoform X3 produces the protein MPTLRSSSSPSSVSSPLRRAAGGGQRGLSASSSSSVSVPYGNRDSGQTSQGDSDSLSADEGSDFEDSLRRSVRKRAARRPLKTTPVAKHPKKGSRMIRGHGQKDSEVPASHLFDAVKAAKSDMQSLVDEWLDSYKQDQDAGFLELINFFIRSCGCKGNVTPEMFKKMSNSEIIRHLTEQFNEDSGDYPLTAPGPSWKKFQGSFCEFVKTLVFQCQYSLLYDGFPMDNLISLLTGLSDSQVRAFRHTSTLAAMKLMTSLVRVALQLSLHKDNNQRQYEAERNKGPGQRAPERLESLLEKRKELQEHQEEIEGMMNALFRGVFVHRYRDVLPEIRAICIEEIGSWMQSYSTSFLTDSYLKYIGWTLHDKHREVRLKCLKALKALYSSRDLTARLELFTSRFKDRMVSMVMDREYDVAVEAVKLLTIILKNMEGVLTDADCEGIYPVVYASHRALASAAGEFLYWKLFYPECETRAEGGRQRRRSPRAQRTFFHLLLSFFVESELHDHAAYLVDSLWDCAGAQLKDWESLTSLLLEKDQNLGDVQESTLIEILVSSVRQASEGHPPVGRLTGRKGLTPKERKTQADDKVKLTEHLIPLLPQLLAKFSADAEKVAPLLQLLNHFDLNIYCTRRLEKHLELFLQQLQEVVVKHAEPAVLEAGAHALYLLCNPEFTFFGRVDFARSQLVDLLTDRFQQELEELLQSPFLDEDEVYSLAATLKRLSAFYNAHDLSRWELYEPCYRLLRKAVDTGEVPHQVILPALTLVYFSILWTLTHLSESDASQKQLLSLKGRVVAFCELCQSCLSDVDSDIQEQAFVLLSDLLLVFSPQMILGGRDFLRPLVFFPEATLQSELASFLMDHVFIQPGELGSGHSQEDHVHIEQLHQRRRLLAGFCKLLLYGVLEMDAASDVFKHYNKFYNDYGDIIKETLTRARQIDRSHCSRILLLSLKQLYTELLQEQGPQGLNELPAFSEMRDLARRFALSFGPQQLQNRDLVVALHKEGIRFSLSEPPPAGSSGQPPNLAFLELLSEFSPRLFHQDKQLLLSYLGKSLQRVSQSLDCPWGPVTTYCHSLSPVESTAEASPQGYPRSKKRRTEGPPRRQREDVRPSQEESLQLTSIPPSPTLTSTAVKRGQPRRALGEAEEEGSSEPEHSAQGSQPLLGNQRPRFSSPRRFRTLLHPPGPGLGSRLTRLSLMEEDEDELEAHSELSEGWQDADKHSSPSEHGLDLLDSTELNLEDF, from the exons ATGCCTACCCTGCGGTCCTCCTCTTCCCCAAGCAGTGTGTCCTCGCCGCTGCGGAGAGCAGCAGGAGGTGGACAGAGGGGCTTGTCTGCATCCTCTAGTTCTTCTGTCAGTGTGCCCTATGGTAACAGGGACTCGGGCCAGACCTCACAGGG GGATAGTGATTCTTTGTCAGCTGATGAAGGCAGTGACTTTGAAGATAGCCTGAGACGCAGCGTGAGGAAGAGAGCAGCAAGACGACCCCTCAAAACAACCCCA GTGGCAAAACATCCAAAGAAGGGGTCCCGAATGATACGTGGTCATGGCCAGAAAGACTCAGAGGTACCAGCCAGTCATCTCTTCGATGCTGTGAAAGCTGCCAAAAGTGACATGCAG TCTTTGGTGGACGAATGGCTGGATAGCTACAAGCAAGACCAGGATGCAGGATTCCTGGAGCTCATTAACTTTTTCATCCGATCTTGTGGCTGTAAAG GCAATGTGACCCCCGAGATGTTCAAGAAGATGTCCAACTCCGAGATCATCCGGCACCTGACAGAACAGTTTAACGAG GACTCAGGAGACTATCCGCTGACAGCACCAGGTCCATCCTGGAAGAAGTTCCAGGGCAGCTTCTGTGAATTTGTGAAGACCTTGGTCTTTCAGTGCCAGTATAGCCTTCTCTATGACGGCTTCCCAATGGACAACCTCATCTCCCTGCTCACTGGACTGTCAGACTCCCAGGTCCGTGCCTTCCGTCACACCAGCACCCTGGCAG CCATGAAGCTAATGACCTCCCTGGTAAGAGTTGCCCTTCAGCTGAGTCTGCACAAAGATAATAATCAGCGACAGTATGAGGCTGAACGAAATAAGGGGCCAGGACAGAGAGCACCTGAGCGGCTGGAGAGCCTGCTGGAGAAACGCAAAGAA cTCCAAGAGCATCAAGAGGAGATTGAGGGGATGATGAATGCTCTCTTCAGGGGTGTCTTTGTGCATCGGTACAG GGATGTCCTTCCTGAGATCCGTGCGATCTGCATCGAGGAGATTGGGTCTTGGATGCAAAGCTACAGCACATCTTTCCTCACGGACAGCTATTTGAAATATATTGGCTGGACCCTGCATGATAAG CATCGAGAAGTCCGCCTGAAGTGCCTGAAGGCTCTGAAAGCGCTGTACAGCAGCCGCGACCTGACGGCCCGCCTGGAGCTCTTCACCAGCCGCTTCAAG GACCGGATGGTTTCCATGGTCATGGACCGAGAGTATGATGTGGCAGTAGAGGCCGTCAAGTTACTAACAATTATCCTCAA GAACATGGAAGGCGTGCTCACAGATGCGGACTGTGAGGGCATCTACCCTGTGGTGTATGCCTCTCACCGGGCCCTGGCGTCTGCTGCGGGGGAGTTTCTGTACTGGAA GCTCTTCTACCCTGAGTGCGAGACTAGAGCCGAGGGTGGGAGACAGCGACGCCGAAGTCCGCGCGCCCAGAGGACTTTTTTCCACCTTCTGCTGTCCTTCTTTGTGGAGAGCGAG CTCCATGACCACGCTGCCTACTTGGTAGACAGCCTGTGGGACTGTGCAGGGGCTCAGCTGAAGGACTGGGAGAGTCTGACAAGCCTGCTGCTGGAGAAGGACCAGA ACTTGGGCGACGTGCAGGAGAGCACGCTGATAGAAATCCTTGTGTCCAGCGTTCGGCAAGCTTCCGAGGGTCACCCGCCCGTGGGGCGGCTCACTGGGAGGAAG GGCTTAACCCCCAAAGAACGGAAGACCCAAGCCGACGACAAGGTGAAGCTCACCGAGCACCTCATCCCCCTGCTCCCGCAGCTCCTGGCCAAG TTCTCGGCTGACGCGGAGAAGGTTGCCCCCCTGCTCCAGCTTCTCAACCACTTTGACCTCAACATCTACTGTACCAGGCGCTTGGAGAAG CATCTGGAGCTGTTCTTACAGCAACTCCAGGAAGTGGTGGTGAAGCACGCGGAGCCTGCGGTGCTCGAGGCAGGGGCTCATGCCCTCTATCTGCTCTGTAACCCCGAGTTCACCTTCTTCGGCCGGGTGGACTTTGCCCGCAGCCAGCTGGTGGACCTGCTGACTGACCGCTTCCAGCAGGAACTTGAAGAGCTCCTGCAG TCACCCTTCCTAGACGAGGACGAGGTGTACAGCCTGGCAGCCACTCTGAAGCGCCTCTCTGCCTTCTACAA CGCCCATGACCTGAGTCGCTGGGAGCTCTATGAGCCGTGCTACCGGCTCCTCCGGAAGGCCGTGGACACAGGAGAGGTTCCTCACCAG GTGATCCTGCCAGCCTTGACTCTTGTCTATTTTTCCATTCTCTGGACACTAACCCACCTTTCTGAATCAGATGCCTCCCAG AAGCAGCTGCTGAGTTTGAAGGGGAGGGTGGTGGCCTTCTGTGAACTCTGCCAGAGCTGCCTCTCAGATGTGGATTCTGACATCCAGGAGCAG GCTTTTGTCCTACTAAGTGATCTACTTCTCGTCTTCAGCCCTCAGATGATCTTAGGGGGTCGCGATTTCCTTAGACCCCTTGTCTTTTTTCCTGAAGCCACTCTCCAGTCGGAGCTAGCCAGCTTTCTCATGGACCACGTCTTCATCCAGCCCGGAGAACTGGGCAGCG GCCATTCCCAGGAGGATCATGTGCACATAGAGCAGCTGCACCAGCGGCGCCGCCTCCTGGCCGGGTTCTGCAAGCTCTTGCTCTATGGGGTCCTGGAGATGGATGCGGCCTCGGATGTCTTCAAACACTACAACAAG TTCTACAATGACTATGGTGACATTATCAAGGAAACATTAACCAGAGCAAGGCAGATTGACCGCAGTCATTGTTCCCGAATCCTGCTGCTGAGCCTCAAGCAG TTGTACACGGAACTGCTGCAGGAGCAGGGGCCCCAGGGCCTGAATGAGCTTCCGGCCTTCAGTGAGATGCGTGACCTCGCCCGAAGGTTTGCCTTGAGCTTTGGACCCCAGCAGCTACAGAACCGTGACCTGGTGGTCGCGCTACACAA GGAAGGCATCAGATTCTCCTTGTCTGAGCCTCCTCCGGCTGGCTCCTCCGGTCAGCCCCCAAACCTGGCATTCCTGGAGCTCCTCTCCGAGTTTTCCCCCCGACTCTTCCATCAGGACAAGCAGCTGCT ACTGTCCTACCTGGGAAAGAGTCTGCAGCGTGTGTCCCAGTCCCTTGACTGTCCGTGGGGGCCCGTCACCACCTACTGCCACTCCCTCAGCCCTGTGGAGAGCACGGCAGAGGCCAGCCCTCAGGGCTACCCCCGCTCCAAGAAGAGGCGCACCGAAG GCCCCCCCAGGCGGCAGAGGGAGGATGTCCGTCCGTCCCAGGAAGAGAGCCTCCAGCTGACCAGCATCCCCCCGTCACCCACCCTCACCTCCACAGCCGTGAAGAGGGGGCAGCCTCGGAGGGcgttgggagaggcagaggaagagggcagcTCAGAACCGGAGCACAGCGCccaggg CAGCCAGCCCCTCTTGGGCAACCAGAGGCCAAGGTTCTCGAGTCCACGGCGTTTCCGGACTCTGCTCCACCCTCCAGGTCCCGGCTTGGGCAGCCGGCTGACCCG ACTCAGCCTGATGGAAGAGGACGAGGACGAGCTGGAAGCTCACAGCGAGCTCAGCGAAGGATGGCAAGACGCGGACAAG cactcCTCCCCCAGCGAGCACGGGCTGGACCTCTTAGATTCCACAGAGCTGAACCTTGAG GATTTCTGA